A single region of the Polymorphum gilvum SL003B-26A1 genome encodes:
- a CDS encoding DUF1513 domain-containing protein, producing MRWTATERTRLDRRGFLAALGGATAGALALDPRTAYAVELLIGADPEEPLFASARRNADGRHAVAVMTADGRDLIEVPLPGRGHGIAVSPDRRRLMAFARRPGTFAVLFDRDGRSAPQVIASPAGRHFYGHGAFSPDGRLVLAVENDFEAARGVVGLYDVSGPAVRRLGEIDTFGVGPHDLLFADGGRTLVVANGGIETHPDHGRDKLNLDTMRPSVVFLDAASGTLLAEHRLSDDLHQLSLRHMGLDARGRVWVGGQFEGDPGLTPPLVARLARDEAPLVLGAPAAVARSLHNYVGSVAVNVAGDVVATSCPRGGRVLYWDAASGALLGAQDIADGCGLAPIDETGFLVSDGFGALSYVPDPTARPEVLGRPAGVAWDNHMAAL from the coding sequence ATGCGCTGGACGGCGACTGAGCGCACACGCCTCGACCGACGCGGCTTTCTGGCCGCCCTGGGCGGGGCCACGGCCGGTGCATTGGCGCTCGACCCCCGCACGGCTTATGCCGTCGAGCTGCTGATTGGGGCCGATCCCGAGGAGCCGCTGTTCGCCAGCGCGCGCCGCAACGCCGATGGCCGGCATGCCGTCGCGGTCATGACGGCGGACGGTCGCGACCTGATCGAGGTGCCGCTGCCCGGCCGCGGTCACGGCATTGCGGTGTCGCCGGACCGGCGCCGGCTGATGGCCTTCGCGCGCCGGCCGGGCACGTTCGCCGTGTTGTTCGACCGCGACGGGCGGAGCGCGCCGCAGGTGATCGCCTCGCCGGCGGGCCGGCATTTCTACGGCCACGGTGCCTTCTCGCCCGACGGGCGGCTGGTCCTTGCGGTGGAAAACGACTTCGAAGCGGCGCGCGGCGTCGTCGGCCTCTACGACGTCAGCGGGCCGGCGGTGCGCCGGCTGGGGGAGATCGACACCTTTGGCGTCGGTCCGCACGACCTGCTGTTCGCCGACGGCGGCCGGACGCTGGTCGTCGCCAACGGCGGCATCGAAACCCATCCGGACCACGGGCGCGACAAGCTCAACCTCGACACCATGCGGCCCTCCGTCGTGTTCCTCGACGCCGCGAGTGGCACGCTGCTCGCCGAGCACAGGTTGTCGGACGATCTGCACCAACTGTCGCTGCGCCACATGGGCCTCGACGCGCGAGGGCGCGTCTGGGTCGGCGGCCAGTTCGAGGGCGATCCGGGCCTGACGCCGCCGCTGGTCGCCCGCCTTGCGCGGGACGAGGCGCCGCTCGTGCTCGGGGCGCCGGCGGCGGTCGCGCGCAGCCTGCACAACTACGTCGGGTCGGTCGCAGTCAACGTGGCCGGCGACGTGGTCGCCACTTCCTGCCCGCGCGGCGGGCGCGTGCTCTACTGGGACGCAGCGAGCGGCGCGCTGCTCGGCGCGCAGGATATCGCCGACGGCTGCGGCCTCGCCCCGATCGACGAGACTGGCTTCCTCGTTTCGGATGGTTTCGGCGCGCTCAGCTACGTGCCCGACCCGACCGCCCGGCCGGAAGTCCTCGGCCGCCCGGCCGGCGTCGCCTGGGACAACCACATGGCGGCGCTGTAG
- a CDS encoding response regulator transcription factor — translation MTNGVPERDIVLVVDDSPETLGFLTQALERSGVTVLVATSGQAALSVAERVTPDMVLMDAVMPEMDGFETCRRIKTRPALQHVPVIFMTGLSETEHVVHALESGGVDFLTKPINIDELQARIRVHLANARQVQSARIALDAAGRHLIAVSAAGLPVWSTPQTRQALDAALAQTGGETLLTARLASWLATDAPAPRAASFALDLAPGVALQMHYLGPIGPDEFLFRLTTADHPNQDETLRRHFGLTAREAEVLLWIAKGKANRDIGDILGLSPRTVNKHLEQIYAKLGVENRASAAVRAAQVLHEL, via the coding sequence ATGACCAACGGGGTTCCTGAGCGCGACATCGTGCTCGTCGTCGACGACAGCCCGGAGACGCTCGGCTTCCTGACCCAGGCGCTGGAACGCTCCGGCGTCACCGTGCTGGTCGCCACCAGCGGCCAGGCCGCGCTGTCCGTCGCCGAGCGGGTGACGCCCGACATGGTGCTGATGGACGCGGTGATGCCCGAGATGGACGGCTTCGAGACCTGCCGGCGCATCAAGACCCGGCCGGCCCTGCAGCACGTGCCGGTGATCTTCATGACTGGCCTGAGCGAGACCGAGCATGTCGTCCATGCGCTGGAGTCTGGCGGAGTGGACTTCCTGACCAAGCCGATCAACATCGACGAGTTACAGGCGCGCATCCGCGTGCATCTTGCCAACGCCCGCCAGGTGCAGAGCGCGCGCATCGCGCTCGACGCCGCCGGCCGCCACCTGATCGCCGTCTCTGCCGCCGGCCTGCCGGTCTGGTCGACCCCGCAGACCCGCCAGGCGCTGGACGCGGCTCTCGCCCAGACCGGCGGCGAGACCCTGCTGACCGCCCGCCTCGCCTCCTGGCTGGCTACCGACGCGCCGGCCCCGCGCGCTGCCTCCTTCGCGCTCGACCTCGCGCCCGGCGTCGCCTTGCAGATGCACTATCTCGGACCGATCGGGCCGGACGAATTTCTGTTCCGTCTGACCACCGCCGACCATCCCAATCAGGACGAGACCCTGCGCCGACATTTCGGTCTCACCGCGCGCGAGGCGGAGGTTCTGCTGTGGATCGCCAAGGGCAAGGCCAATCGCGACATAGGCGACATTCTCGGTCTCAGCCCCCGCACGGTGAACAAGCACCTGGAACAGATCTACGCCAAGCTCGGCGTCGAGAACCGCGCCTCCGCCGCCGTGCGCGCCGCCCAGGTGCTGCACGAGTTGTAA
- a CDS encoding ATP-binding protein codes for MTARQRILPVRRQYNQWVNNQTLEDYALRFTAKSARRFSSARISQTAIGAISFLALEAIGGAITLSYGTANAFVAILAGSLVLLVVGLPIARTAMRHGVDIDLLTRGAGFGYIGSTVTSLIYASFTFILFAIEASIMSSALEYAFGLPLWIGYIVSALAVIPLVTHGIALISRFQLVTQPFWIVLNIAPFAFIAAADWQAFGAWLDFAGIDPATGTLRPEGSNPIDLLQFGAAAAVILALMAQIGEQVDFLRFLPEQEPLRRRHRLALFLAGPGWVVLGAPKMLAGSFLAVLVLSAGIPVEHADEPSRMFAVAFGYMLPSEQAALLLMAAFVVVSQLKINVMNAYAGSLAWSNFFSRLTHSHPGRVVWLVFNVGIALLLMELGIYRLLEETLGVFSIVAMAWLSAISADLFVNKPLGLSPPGIEFKRAHLHDVNPVGTGAMVLAATVALVAHYGWFGREAAALATFLAMAIAFLAAPAIAALTRGRYYLARKPRRHWQSKLAITCSICENPFEPEDMAYCPAYQAPICSLCCSLDARCHDLCKPKARVAHQVGSLAERVLPAPVLARLRTRLGRYLVTSTLAIAAIGLALLVIYHQAAVYRPDDSGVVGQTVALIFFVFAILAGIAAWFLVLAHDTRHVAEEESARQTALLLKEIEAHRRTDAALQKAKEAAEAANLAKSRYVVGLSHELRTPLNAVLGYAQVLERDEAIPRERKASINVIRRSAEHLSGLIDGLLDISRIEAGRLQVYSNEINIHDFLDQIVAMFRLQAQAKGLGFSFARADNLPAVVRTDEKRLRQILVNLLSNALKFTDTGAIGLEVGYRSQVATFRVTDTGRGIAPVDLPRIFEAFGRGEEDRLKKTPGLGLGLTITKLLAETLGGAIRVDSAPGCGSTFEVRLMLAAVADPKPAAALERRPTGYAGPRRTVLVVDDNLDHRELMTEILAPLGFVVLTAEDGPRCLALVAEVVPDLFLVDISMPGMTGWELVARLRAVGHAAPVIMLSANIGDGASRPTGEALHNDTLAKPFDLRQLLDKLEKHLGLEWTFTNAADGKVDAAPAPAVAAGGAPIRFKSPGAAHVRDLISLGEIGYVHGIEAKLSQLAEEPDNAAVVAALRGHIEKFDFAGYRAVLKGLGEDDQRGS; via the coding sequence ATGACGGCGCGTCAGCGCATCCTGCCGGTGCGGCGACAGTACAACCAGTGGGTCAACAACCAGACCCTGGAGGACTATGCGCTGCGCTTCACCGCCAAGAGCGCGCGCCGCTTCTCCTCCGCCCGCATCTCGCAGACCGCCATCGGCGCCATCTCCTTCCTCGCGCTGGAGGCCATCGGCGGCGCCATCACGCTGTCCTACGGCACGGCCAACGCCTTCGTCGCCATCCTCGCCGGCAGCCTCGTGCTGCTCGTCGTCGGCCTGCCGATCGCGCGCACCGCCATGCGCCACGGCGTCGACATCGACCTGCTCACCCGCGGCGCCGGCTTCGGCTACATCGGCTCGACCGTCACCTCGCTGATCTATGCCAGCTTCACCTTCATCCTGTTCGCCATCGAGGCCTCGATCATGTCGAGCGCGCTCGAATACGCCTTCGGCCTGCCGCTGTGGATCGGCTACATCGTCAGCGCGCTGGCCGTCATCCCGCTGGTCACCCACGGCATCGCGCTGATCAGCCGGTTCCAGCTGGTCACCCAGCCGTTCTGGATCGTGCTCAACATCGCCCCCTTCGCCTTCATCGCCGCCGCCGACTGGCAGGCCTTCGGCGCCTGGCTCGACTTCGCCGGCATCGACCCGGCAACCGGCACGCTCCGACCGGAGGGCAGCAACCCCATCGACCTGCTGCAGTTCGGCGCCGCCGCCGCAGTGATCCTGGCGCTGATGGCGCAGATCGGCGAACAGGTCGACTTCCTGCGCTTCCTGCCCGAGCAGGAACCGTTGCGCAGGCGTCATCGGCTGGCGCTGTTCCTCGCCGGCCCGGGCTGGGTCGTGCTCGGCGCGCCGAAGATGCTCGCCGGCTCGTTCCTCGCCGTGCTCGTGCTGTCCGCCGGCATCCCGGTCGAGCATGCCGACGAGCCCTCGCGCATGTTCGCCGTCGCCTTCGGCTACATGCTGCCGTCCGAGCAGGCCGCACTGCTGCTGATGGCCGCCTTCGTGGTGGTGTCGCAGCTCAAGATCAACGTCATGAACGCCTATGCCGGCTCGCTCGCCTGGTCGAACTTCTTCTCCCGCCTGACCCACAGCCATCCGGGCCGGGTCGTCTGGCTGGTGTTCAATGTCGGCATCGCACTGCTGCTGATGGAACTCGGCATCTACCGGCTGCTGGAGGAGACGCTCGGCGTCTTCTCAATCGTCGCCATGGCCTGGCTGTCGGCGATCTCGGCGGACCTGTTCGTCAACAAGCCGCTCGGCCTGTCGCCGCCGGGCATCGAGTTCAAGCGCGCCCATCTCCATGACGTCAACCCGGTCGGCACCGGCGCCATGGTGCTGGCCGCGACGGTCGCCCTCGTCGCCCATTACGGCTGGTTCGGCCGCGAGGCGGCCGCGCTTGCCACCTTCCTCGCCATGGCGATCGCCTTTCTTGCCGCGCCGGCCATCGCCGCGCTGACCAGGGGCCGCTACTACCTCGCGCGCAAGCCGCGCCGGCACTGGCAGTCAAAGCTGGCGATCACCTGCTCGATCTGCGAGAACCCGTTCGAGCCAGAGGACATGGCCTACTGCCCCGCCTACCAAGCGCCGATCTGCTCGTTGTGCTGCTCGCTCGACGCCCGCTGCCACGACCTGTGCAAGCCGAAGGCGCGCGTCGCCCACCAGGTCGGCAGCCTGGCCGAGCGCGTGCTGCCGGCGCCGGTGCTCGCCCGTCTGCGCACCCGCCTCGGCCGCTATCTCGTCACCTCGACGCTGGCCATCGCCGCGATCGGTCTCGCCCTGCTGGTCATCTACCATCAGGCCGCCGTCTATCGGCCCGACGACAGCGGCGTCGTCGGCCAGACCGTCGCGCTGATCTTCTTCGTCTTCGCCATCTTGGCCGGCATCGCCGCCTGGTTCCTGGTGCTCGCCCACGACACCCGCCACGTGGCGGAGGAGGAATCGGCGCGCCAGACGGCGCTGCTGCTGAAGGAGATCGAGGCCCACCGGCGGACCGATGCCGCGCTGCAGAAGGCGAAGGAAGCCGCCGAGGCAGCGAACCTCGCCAAGAGCCGCTACGTCGTCGGCCTGTCGCACGAACTGCGCACGCCGCTCAACGCCGTGCTCGGCTATGCCCAGGTATTGGAGCGCGACGAAGCGATCCCGCGCGAGCGCAAGGCCTCGATCAACGTCATCCGCCGCTCGGCCGAGCATCTCTCCGGCCTGATCGACGGCCTGCTCGACATCTCGCGCATCGAGGCCGGCCGGCTGCAGGTCTATTCCAACGAGATCAACATCCACGACTTCCTCGACCAGATCGTCGCCATGTTCCGCCTGCAGGCCCAGGCCAAGGGCCTCGGCTTCTCCTTCGCGCGTGCCGACAACCTGCCTGCCGTCGTGCGCACCGACGAGAAGCGGCTGCGCCAGATCCTGGTCAACCTGTTGTCAAACGCGCTGAAATTCACCGACACCGGCGCGATCGGCCTGGAGGTCGGCTACCGCTCGCAGGTGGCGACCTTCCGCGTCACCGACACCGGCCGCGGCATCGCCCCGGTCGACCTGCCGCGCATCTTCGAGGCCTTCGGCCGCGGCGAGGAGGACCGGCTGAAGAAGACCCCCGGCCTCGGCCTCGGCCTGACCATCACCAAGCTCCTGGCCGAGACGCTCGGCGGCGCCATACGGGTCGACAGCGCACCGGGCTGCGGCAGTACCTTCGAGGTGCGCCTGATGCTTGCCGCCGTCGCCGACCCGAAGCCGGCCGCGGCGCTGGAGCGCCGGCCGACCGGATACGCAGGACCGCGCCGCACGGTGCTGGTCGTCGACGACAACCTCGACCACCGCGAGCTGATGACCGAGATCCTCGCCCCGCTCGGCTTCGTCGTGCTCACCGCCGAGGACGGCCCGCGCTGCCTCGCCCTTGTCGCCGAGGTCGTCCCGGACCTGTTCCTGGTCGACATTTCCATGCCCGGCATGACCGGCTGGGAGCTTGTCGCCCGCCTGCGGGCGGTCGGTCATGCGGCGCCGGTGATCATGCTGTCGGCCAACATCGGCGACGGTGCCTCGCGGCCAACCGGCGAGGCGCTGCACAACGACACGCTGGCCAAGCCCTTCGACCTGCGCCAGCTGCTCGACAAGCTGGAGAAACACCTCGGCCTGGAATGGACCTTCACGAACGCCGCCGATGGCAAGGTCGACGCCGCGCCCGCGCCGGCGGTTGCTGCCGGCGGCGCGCCGATCCGCTTCAAGAGCCCGGGCGCCGCCCATGTGCGCGACCTGATCAGCCTCGGCGAGATCGGCTATGTTCACGGCATTGAGGCCAAGCTCAGCCAACTGGCCGAGGAGCCGGACAATGCCGCCGTGGTCGCCGCCTTGCGCGGCCACATCGAGAAGTTCGACTTCGCCGGCTACCGGGCGGTGCTGAAAGGATTGGGCGAGGATGACCAACGGGGTTCCTGA
- the urtA gene encoding urea ABC transporter substrate-binding protein gives MNNKLAARSAGLVLASLMASTIMTGAMAQEDTIKVGILHSLSGTMAISETTLKDVMLMLIEEQNKKGGLLGKKLEAVVVDPASDWPLFAEKARELISVNKVSAVFGCWTSVSRKSVLPVFEELNSILFYPVQYEGEESQRNVFYTGAAPNQQAIPAVDYLMNEEGVERWVLAGTDYVYPRTTNKILEAYLKSKGVAEEDIMINYTPFGHSDWQTIVSDIKAFGSAGKKTAVVSTINGDANVPFYKELGNAGIKAEDIPVVAFSVGEEELAGLDTAPLVGHLAAWNYFQSADTEINAEFIDTWRAFIKDDKRVTNDPMEAHFIGFNMWVKAVEKAGTTDTDAVIDALIGVSVPNLTGGYSAMMPNHHITKPVLIGEIQEDGQFETVWETTGLVVGDEWSDYLDGSKDLIADWRAPLSCGNFNVKTGKCGGSGS, from the coding sequence ATGAACAACAAGCTGGCGGCCCGCTCGGCGGGCCTGGTTCTGGCTAGCCTGATGGCGTCGACGATCATGACCGGTGCCATGGCGCAGGAGGACACCATCAAGGTCGGCATCCTGCATTCGCTGTCGGGCACGATGGCGATCTCCGAGACGACCCTCAAGGACGTCATGCTGATGCTCATCGAGGAGCAGAACAAGAAGGGCGGCCTGCTCGGCAAGAAGCTCGAGGCCGTGGTCGTCGACCCGGCCTCCGACTGGCCGCTGTTCGCGGAGAAGGCGCGCGAGCTGATCTCGGTCAACAAGGTCTCGGCCGTGTTCGGCTGCTGGACCTCGGTGTCGCGCAAGTCCGTCCTGCCGGTGTTCGAGGAACTGAACTCGATCCTGTTCTATCCGGTCCAGTACGAGGGCGAGGAGAGCCAGCGCAACGTGTTCTACACCGGCGCGGCGCCCAACCAACAGGCGATCCCGGCGGTCGACTACCTGATGAACGAGGAAGGAGTCGAGCGCTGGGTGCTGGCCGGCACCGACTACGTCTATCCGCGCACGACCAACAAGATCCTCGAGGCCTACCTGAAGTCCAAGGGCGTGGCCGAAGAGGACATCATGATCAACTACACGCCGTTCGGGCATTCCGACTGGCAGACGATCGTGTCCGACATCAAGGCTTTCGGTTCGGCCGGCAAGAAGACCGCCGTGGTCTCGACCATCAACGGCGACGCCAACGTGCCGTTCTACAAGGAACTGGGCAACGCCGGCATCAAGGCCGAGGACATCCCGGTGGTCGCCTTCTCCGTCGGCGAGGAGGAACTCGCCGGCCTCGACACCGCGCCGCTGGTCGGCCACCTCGCCGCCTGGAACTACTTCCAGTCCGCCGACACCGAGATCAATGCCGAGTTCATCGACACCTGGCGCGCCTTCATCAAGGACGACAAGCGCGTCACCAACGATCCGATGGAGGCCCATTTCATCGGCTTCAACATGTGGGTGAAGGCGGTCGAGAAGGCTGGCACCACGGATACGGACGCGGTCATCGACGCGCTCATCGGCGTCAGCGTGCCCAACCTGACCGGCGGTTACTCGGCCATGATGCCGAACCACCACATCACCAAGCCGGTGCTGATCGGCGAGATCCAGGAAGACGGCCAGTTCGAGACCGTCTGGGAGACCACCGGCCTCGTCGTCGGCGACGAATGGTCCGACTACCTGGACGGCTCCAAGGACCTGATCGCCGACTGGCGCGCGCCGCTGTCGTGCGGGAACTTCAACGTCAAGACCGGCAAGTGCGGCGGCTCGGGGTCGTAA